One Eurosta solidaginis isolate ZX-2024a chromosome 5, ASM4086904v1, whole genome shotgun sequence DNA segment encodes these proteins:
- the Spn28Dc gene encoding serine protease inhibitor 28Dc produces the protein MISLRSSILAVCLQTCIFAYIFGENGITMADDTSAGTPAGGAGTADIVAASVLNFAQDVGLLLNENLHLGKTTIFSPVSIMSSMALLLLGSRGKNYEDLRHIFRLDVPPLRDAFNAFHTEFSAMMQEMQNNSVALQSRNRDNWRNTNVAFNIRTTPKVGDVPGEAMGNVIKIVNGLFVKNGYELNPKYRDIINSIYKCDITSLDFNTPKSRDYINDWVYKSTFGKIAGIITDNISADTNAIIASALYFKGYWENPFLSGATIIDNFYPDGIKNPAIKVKMMATAGAYPYYYASEYDCKIIGLPYVNNFTTMYVIQPNNSSRDKLRNLLKTLDAEKIEGMIAKMIYQNAIFTFPKMHLTQNINMKSVFRALGVNGIFVPPPVIDLSSKVLRRTQRGVIFPFEKSAGAPHIPTLNLLERWSLDRNRSSNLLSDLFVGDIVHKVDFVVDENGTEGAAATVTYLKRSGGNVLFRADTPFLLLVRHDPTKLPLFYGIINFPLPHFI, from the exons ATGATAAGTTTAAGGTCATCTATATTGGCAGTTTGCCTACAAACGTGCATATTTGCTTATATTTTTGGAGAAAATGGCATAACAATGGCTGATGATACGTCTGCTGGTACACCAGCAGGAGGAGCAGGAACAGCTGATATTGTGGCAGCAAGTGTTTTGAATTTTGCACAAGATGTTGGATTATTATTGAACGAGAATTTACATTTGGGCAAAACTACAATATTTTCACCTGTTAGCATTATGTCTTCAATGGCGTTATTGTTGTTGGGTTCGCGAGGCAAAAACTATGAAGATTTGAGGCATATCTTCCGTTTGGATGTGCCACCATTAAGAGATGCCTTCAATGCATTTCATACCGAGTTTAGTGCTATGATGCAGGAAATGCAAAACAATTCAGTTGCGTTACAATCAAGAAATCGTGATAATTGGCGTAATACAAATGTTGCATTTAATATACGAACAACACCGAAAGTGGGTGATGTACCTGGAGAAGCTATGGGCAATGTGATAAAGATTGTGAATGGCCTTTTTGTTAAAAATGGTTATGAATTGAATCCAAAATATAG gGACATTATCAATTCTATATACAAATGTGACATCACATCATTGGATTTTAATACACCAAAATCGCGTGACTATATTAACGATTGGGTTTACAAAAGTACCTTTGGCAAAATTGCAGGCATCATAACCGATAACATCTCAGCAGATACGAATGCAATAATAGCAAGCGCTTTATACTTCAAAGGTTACTGGGAAAACCCCTTCCTAAGCGGCGCTACTATAATCGACAATTTCTATCCCGACGGTATAAAAAACCCAGCAATAAAAGTTAAAATGATGGCTACTGCTGGTGCATATCCTTATTACTATGCCAGTGAATATGATTGCAAAATAATCGGCTTACCCTATGTAAACAATTTTACGACAATGTATGTTATACAGCCGAACAATTCTAGTCGTGATAAAttacgaaatttattaaaaactttagATGCAGAAAAAATTGAAGGCATGATTGCTAAAATGATTTATCAAAATGCGATATTTACATTTCCAAAAATGCATTTAACACAAAATATTAATATGAAAAGCGTATTTCGTGCACTCGGTGTTAATGGCATATTTGTACCACCACCGGTTATAGATTTATCGAGCAAAGTATTGCGTCGTACACAGCGTGGCGTTATATTCCCATTTGAGAAATCAGCTGGCGCCCCGCATATTCCTACACTAAATCTGCTGGAACGTTGGAGTTTGGATCGTAATAGGAGTAGCAATTTATTGTCCGATCTGTTTGTGGGTGATATTGTACATAAAGTGGATTTTGTGGTCGACGAAAATGGCACGGAGGGTGCAGCTGCAACGGTCACGTACTTGAAACGTTCCGGTGGTAATGTGCTGTTTCGCGCCGATACgccgtttttgttattagtaCGACATGATCCTACGAAATTGCCATTATTTTATGGTATCATAAACTTTCCTTTACCACACTTTATTTAA
- the RNaseX25 gene encoding ribonuclease Oy — protein MGQNRIFVATFGLLVFISQWLNVISFTIDQSAEEVVEANTQTINIDQYNDSDLTSKELSPLLDDFSDEDFSIENEEEANHDFDLLIFTQQWPVTTCYHWREEDSTHACILPTKKEFWTIHGVWPTKLGHMGPSFCNKSAGFDLDQLKVILDNLETYWPTIDGQQQLGYFWKHEWLKHGTCAAALEELNNELKYFEKGLAWRDQYLMSNILGNAGIHPDSNSTVVALQTALVKSLGKNPSIHCLYDNKRDVSYLEEIRICFDKQLELTDCDGVLPGDAVSINYPGGTVITNCHISKPIHYPSNVPPLLREQEEKWKFPVVNTYKLLQFIMWFTL, from the coding sequence CTTCACAATTGACCAGAGCGCAGAAGAAGTAGTCGAGGCCAACACTCAAACAATAAACATCGATCAATACAACGACAGCGATCTTACAAGCAAAGAATTATCTCCTCTTCTTGATGATTTTTCTGATGAAGATTTCAGcattgaaaatgaagaagaggCCAATCACGACTTTGATTTGTTGATATTTACACAACAATGGCCCGTAACAACTTGTTACCATTGGCGAGAGGAGGATAGCACGCACGCCTGCATCTTACCAACCAAAAAAGAATTTTGGACTATACACGGAGTCTGGCCAACAAAGCTGGGACATATGGGACCGAGTTTTTGTAATAAATCAGCCGGCTTTGACTTGGATCAACTTAAGGTGATTCTTGATAATCTTGAGACATATTGGCCAACAATTGATGGACAACAGCAGTTAGGATATTTCTGGAAACACGAATGGTTAAAACATGGTACATGCGCTGCTGCTTTAGAAGAGTTGAACAATGAGttgaaatatttcgaaaagggttTAGCTTGGCGCGATCAATATTTAATGTCGAATATATTGGGTAATGCTGGTATACATCCAGATTCGAATAGTACTGTTGTTGCTTTACAAACAGCTTTGGTTAAATCGTTGGgcaaaaatccatccatacattGTTTATATGATAATAAGCGTGATGTGAGTTATCTTGAGGAGATACGTATTTGTTTTGACAAACAGTTGGAGCTTACCGATTGTGACGGGGTGCTGCCAGGCGATGCTGTATCTATAAATTATCCAGGCGGTACCGTTATTACGAATTGCCATATATCCAAGCCTATACATTATCCGAGTAATGTGCCGCCATTGTTGCGTGAACAGGAGGAAAAGTGGAAGTTCCCTGTAGTAAACACTTATAAGTTACTGCAGTTCATTATGTGGTTTACTTTGTAA